In Chryseobacterium turcicum, a single window of DNA contains:
- a CDS encoding MFS transporter yields the protein MQHNTVYHKWVPQWLKIPLLILALFPHLMLLSLLHSNSAFTASFMDADSDDIQYLMILMYGTFVVTLLVIQRFMAYFSVKYYTLLMSSVSILTLYALSVTNDYHLILVIRVLEGIFGVLEGAIFLPLIIAELKTKHAKEIAYLFMYTIILIGGTITTSFLKSSIEDYDFQHMILMMVYFHVFVLIIAIAIFNKNRFFAKKPLYQLDITSWFLLWGCLQAGGYALIYGKRLMWFESNTIIICLFICMISGGLFMLKQRNSARPFFHFEVFNSKNVIVGVILFFIFYILRASINNVYNIMATVWKWPWDYIVEIQYWNVAGTFLGVIISALCITKGASSRLVFFAGFLILAVDCAWFTYTFYPDTTVQTICPPLFLQGVGQGLLFTPLVFFLIAGMPEKYVSNATAVGTSTRFWTTAIGYALMQNLMLFLTLKHSDTLSSQFADTNPIFYSQWNQIFGANIAKLPVNESLSMTVGAFKAKINSQAILLSNMEIFTGLFWLALITAFIVLLYHPVKIAIRNIM from the coding sequence ATGCAACACAATACAGTTTATCATAAATGGGTGCCGCAATGGCTTAAGATTCCTCTTTTGATTTTAGCACTTTTTCCGCACCTGATGTTGTTATCACTTTTGCATTCCAATAGTGCTTTTACTGCTTCATTTATGGATGCGGACTCAGACGACATTCAATATTTAATGATTTTGATGTATGGAACTTTTGTGGTGACACTTTTAGTAATACAGAGGTTTATGGCGTATTTCAGTGTGAAATATTACACATTGCTGATGTCTTCAGTTTCTATTCTTACGCTTTATGCGCTCTCTGTTACCAACGATTATCATTTAATTTTGGTAATTCGTGTTTTGGAGGGGATTTTTGGAGTTTTGGAAGGCGCTATTTTTTTACCATTAATTATTGCCGAGCTGAAAACAAAACACGCCAAAGAAATTGCCTATCTTTTTATGTACACCATTATTCTCATTGGCGGAACGATTACCACTTCTTTTTTGAAATCGAGTATTGAAGATTACGATTTTCAACACATGATTTTAATGATGGTTTATTTTCATGTTTTTGTTTTGATTATTGCCATCGCTATTTTTAATAAAAACAGATTTTTCGCCAAAAAACCTTTGTATCAATTAGATATTACGAGTTGGTTTTTGCTTTGGGGATGTCTCCAGGCAGGTGGATATGCTTTAATTTATGGCAAAAGATTAATGTGGTTCGAGTCGAATACTATTATAATCTGTCTTTTCATCTGTATGATTTCCGGAGGTTTGTTTATGCTGAAACAAAGAAATTCTGCAAGACCGTTTTTTCATTTTGAAGTTTTCAATTCTAAAAATGTGATTGTAGGCGTTATTCTCTTTTTCATTTTTTATATTCTGAGAGCGTCGATAAACAACGTTTACAACATTATGGCAACAGTATGGAAATGGCCTTGGGATTATATTGTTGAAATTCAATATTGGAATGTTGCAGGAACTTTTTTGGGAGTTATTATTTCTGCATTATGTATTACAAAAGGAGCTTCGTCAAGGTTGGTTTTCTTCGCAGGTTTTTTGATTTTGGCAGTTGATTGTGCTTGGTTTACTTACACTTTTTATCCAGACACTACTGTTCAAACGATTTGTCCGCCCTTATTTCTTCAAGGTGTAGGACAGGGATTACTTTTTACACCTCTCGTCTTTTTCTTAATTGCCGGAATGCCCGAAAAATATGTATCTAATGCAACGGCAGTCGGAACTTCAACAAGATTCTGGACCACCGCAATAGGATACGCTTTAATGCAAAATTTAATGTTATTTTTAACCTTAAAACATTCTGATACTTTAAGTTCACAGTTTGCCGATACCAATCCCATATTCTATTCACAATGGAATCAAATTTTCGGAGCCAATATCGCCAAACTTCCGGTAAATGAATCATTATCGATGACGGTGGGTGCTTTTAAAGCTAAAATTAATTCACAGGCAATATTGCTGTCTAATATGGAGATTTTCACCGGATTATTTTGGCTAGCTCTAATCACTGCTTTTATTGTATTGCTTTATCATCCGGTAAAAATTGCTATCAGAAATATTATGTAA